DNA sequence from the Tenacibaculum mesophilum genome:
AGTTACTTTTAATAATGACAATAAATTACTTATAAAATGGCGTAATCAAAACTTAGAACCTTTAAAAGTGAATGATTCTTCTTTTTACGTTAGAGAGTTAAATGAAAAACTAATTTTTAATACTTCTAAGAATATGATAGGGTTAGCTGAAAAGCGTGAGCATGAAGGTGAAAAGTATGTCTTTAAAAAACTAAAAAAAGGAGAAAAAACTCCCAGCGAACATTTAGCAGAAGGTAACTTTGAAGCTGCTTTAAAAGGTTACAAAGCTATAAAAGAAAAAGACAGTTTAAATCCTGTAATCAGAGAACGAAATATAAATAGGTTAGGATATCAATACCTTAGAAAAGATGAGTTTGAAAATGCCCTTAATGTTTTTAAAATTAATATTGAATTGTATCCTAACAGTTCAAATACTTATGATAGTACCGCTGATGCTTATACCAGAATGAAAGATACAGCGAACGCTATTGAATACTATAAAAAAGCTTTAACCATTAACCCTGAAAATAGAAGTTCTAAACGTGCTTTAGAAAAACTTACTTTAAAGAAAGAGGAATAAATAATCTTGAAAGTTTTTTAAAGTAAAATTAACATCGCTATACCTATAAAAACTACAATTTGCGCCCATTTTAAATATATTCCCACCTTTTTGTGCTGTTTAATGTAATTAGAAATTTTTCCTGCCAAAATAGCAATGGAAGAAAATATTAAAAAAGATGTTAGAATGAATAATCCTCCTAATACATAAAATTGGAGTACGTTTGACAAGCTGTCAGAAAACAAAAACTGCGGGAAGAATGCCAAAAAGAAAATCGTAACCTTAGGGTTTAATACATTCATCCAAAAACCTGTTTTGAATAATTGTAATGTTGATTTTTTCTGAACATTCTCCGTAGAAAATGCAATTTTAGCATCACTTTTATACACTTGATATGCTAAATATAGTAAGTATCCTGCTCCAAATAACTTAATGATAAAAAATAAATTCGGATTCTGTTTGATGATTTCAGATACTCCAAAAGCTACCAACGTGGTATGAATGATGCATCCTGTCATTAAACCAGCAACTGTAGCCAATCCATATTTTCTTCCATTAACAATACTTTGTGTTAAGACAAAAATATTATCAGGACCTGGTGAAATAGCTAAAGTAGCCGTAGCAAATACAAAAGATATGAGGGTTTCTAGCATTTTTTTACTTAATTAGATTGAATAAGATAATATAAAAAGTAAAATGTAATATAAAGCGGGGGAAAAACCTATGATTACCCAAATTATGTTTTTTTAAAAATCTTTTTTTCTCTGAAACCATACTATTAACGGAAATATAGCGGATAGAATAAACCCTATATAAACTAACACTTTCGAAAATTGCTTTCCTTTTTCATATAAATACTTATTATCTGAAAAGCGATAGAGTTCAAACTTCCCTTTTAATATTAAATATTGAGCAAGAAATAAAAAAATAAGAAACAATACTATTTTATAGGATAATAAAAACTTCTTTATTCACTAAAGTTATAACAATAATACTATTTCTTTTCAGCTAAAATAGCCTTATTGATTCTTTTTACCAAGCTTGGTCCTTCATAAATGAATCCTGTATAAATCTGAATTAAATCTGCACCTGCTTTTAGCTTTTCTAAGGCATCTTTTTCAGAATGAATACCTCCTACTCCTATAATTGGAAATGCTTTATTAGAGTTATCCGTTAAGTATTGAATTACTTTGGTACTTCTATCTTTAACCGGTTGTCCGCTTACACCTCCATTACCTATTTCTTGTAAACGATCTTTAGAAGCTTTTAAATTATCTCTATTTACTGAAGTATTCGACGCTATAACTCCATCAATCTTCGTTTCAGCAACCAACTCAATAATTTCATCTAATTGTTGATTATTTAAGTCTGGAGCAATTTTTAATAAGATTGGTTTGCTTCGACTACGCTCAGCAACCGATAATTCTTTATCTATCTTTTGAACTTCAGTAATTAACTCTTTTAAATAATCAGCATCTTCTAATTTTGCATGACTAGATACATTCGGGCAGCTAACATTCAACACAAAATAATCTACATACGGGTGTAATCCTTTAAAACATGTTATGTAGTCTTCTGTATAATTTTCAGGAGCTGTATTCGTATTTTTTCCAATATTTCCTCCTATAATTATTTTTCCTTTGTTCTTTTTTAATTGCTCAATCGCTGCTGTTAACCCTTCATTATTAAACCCCATTCGGTTAATGATTCCTTTATCATCTTTTAAACGGAATAAACGTTTTTTCGGGTTTCCTGCTTGACCTTTTGGCGTTACAGTACCAATTTCAACAAAACCAAATCCAAAATTAGCCAACTCGTTGTACAATACTGCATTTTTATCAAATCCTGCTGCTAACCCTACTGGGTTTTTAAATGTTAATCCGAATAAATTGCGTTCTAACTTTTTATCGTTTACTTGATACATTCCTCTAAAGATAGAAGACATTCCTGGTACTTTCGATAAAAACTTTACTAATGAAAATGTAAAGTGGTGAATCTTTTCAGGATCAAAAAGGAAAAAAATTGGGCGAATCAGTAATTTATACATTAGTTTATTTTAAGTATTGTTCTTTATTAAATATAAAAAAAGCTCCAAAAATGGAGCTTCTGAATTATCGTAATACAGCGTCTAAATTCTTTTCGAATGTTTGCTGTAGTTTCTGCATTATTTTATCTATTTGTTTATCTGCCAACGTTTTGTTTTCATCTTGTAATACAAAACTTACTGCATACGACTTTTTACCTTCTGGCAATTTGTCTCCTTCATACACATCAAACAAATCCACTTCTTTTAAAAGCTTTCTTTCTGATTGAAATGCTAAGTTAT
Encoded proteins:
- a CDS encoding tetratricopeptide repeat protein; this translates as MKFNILTLSLLLLLINCTSKTNSSEFIEKAAGRYYFNADEIIEVTFNNDNKLLIKWRNQNLEPLKVNDSSFYVRELNEKLIFNTSKNMIGLAEKREHEGEKYVFKKLKKGEKTPSEHLAEGNFEAALKGYKAIKEKDSLNPVIRERNINRLGYQYLRKDEFENALNVFKINIELYPNSSNTYDSTADAYTRMKDTANAIEYYKKALTINPENRSSKRALEKLTLKKEE
- a CDS encoding LysE family translocator — encoded protein: MLETLISFVFATATLAISPGPDNIFVLTQSIVNGRKYGLATVAGLMTGCIIHTTLVAFGVSEIIKQNPNLFFIIKLFGAGYLLYLAYQVYKSDAKIAFSTENVQKKSTLQLFKTGFWMNVLNPKVTIFFLAFFPQFLFSDSLSNVLQFYVLGGLFILTSFLIFSSIAILAGKISNYIKQHKKVGIYLKWAQIVVFIGIAMLILL
- a CDS encoding quinone-dependent dihydroorotate dehydrogenase; the encoded protein is MYKLLIRPIFFLFDPEKIHHFTFSLVKFLSKVPGMSSIFRGMYQVNDKKLERNLFGLTFKNPVGLAAGFDKNAVLYNELANFGFGFVEIGTVTPKGQAGNPKKRLFRLKDDKGIINRMGFNNEGLTAAIEQLKKNKGKIIIGGNIGKNTNTAPENYTEDYITCFKGLHPYVDYFVLNVSCPNVSSHAKLEDADYLKELITEVQKIDKELSVAERSRSKPILLKIAPDLNNQQLDEIIELVAETKIDGVIASNTSVNRDNLKASKDRLQEIGNGGVSGQPVKDRSTKVIQYLTDNSNKAFPIIGVGGIHSEKDALEKLKAGADLIQIYTGFIYEGPSLVKRINKAILAEKK